One genomic region from Anolis sagrei isolate rAnoSag1 chromosome 7, rAnoSag1.mat, whole genome shotgun sequence encodes:
- the LOC132782767 gene encoding uncharacterized protein: protein MEQKARASQGKGKGKGIHWRFHEIKDLLDLWGEKEVQDALKAVHKNIDVFEGIAKQMRERGHSRTAEECRYKTKTMRLEYKRVQEHNKCSENAPKTCSFYTELENILKRDASTNPPRLSRSYPVRKEELPLAQDLDATTLDETCSQESILDTQATGPSLFTAEELEDNDEDSKLLLLEVPEGEVYEPVSVHAPPALLGSPPVTPMTTKAESEGEPETPNQGQQSPEQERESPPAKAAPSPGTHLRNLRTRRQRGKRGENIALAIMQHADEQAKLQREAMREDTSKNRQILLSLFHYLEEDTRASQERFNAIETMIRDVLDQSRVEKQCCTHCANCCNRSGPPPKRPFHGGIPPPSQTDLDMASTSAVCHEHPLPEHFRGVSQGEISLSNNPVTADITEPASASLQMAEAQKMMDTEGPRKGERERKTMTPYSP, encoded by the exons ATGGAACAGAAAGCCCGTGCATcacaagggaaaggaaaaggaaagggcatcCACTGGCGGTTCCATGAAATCAAAGATTTGCTTGATCTCTGGGGAGAGAAAGAGGTGCAGGATGCGCTGAAAGCGGTGCATAAAAACATAGATGTGTTTGAAGGAATAGCAAAACAGATGCGGGAAAGGGGCCACAGTCGAACTGCTGAGGAGTGCCGCTACAAAACGAAGACAATGAGGCTTGAGTACAAGAGGGTACAGGAGCATAACAAATGCTCGGAAAATGCTCCAAAAACATGCTCATTTTATACCGAGCTAGAAAACATTCTCAAAAGAGATGCAAGCACCAACCCACCCAGGCTCTCAAGAAGTTATCCAGTCCGAAAAGAGGAACTCCCTCTGGCCCAAGATTTGGATGCAACCACTTTGGATGAGACGTGTTCCCAGGAGTCAATATTGGATACACAAGCTACTGGTCCTTCACTGTTTACAGCAGAAG AACTGGAAGACAATGACGAAGATTCCAAATTACTTCTCCTCG AAGTTCCAGAAGGAGAGGTTTATGAACCGGTGAGTGTCCATGCTCCACCTGCCCTTCTGGGATCTCCTCCAGTGACGCCCATGACAACCAAAGCTGAAAGTGAGGGAGAACCAGAGACCCCAAACCAAGGCCAACAGTCACCAGAACAAGAAA GAGAATCCCCCCCAGCAAAGGCAGCACCATCTCCTGGCACACATTTACGGAACCTAAGGACCAGAAGACAAAGAGGAAAACGGGGTGAAAATATTGCTTTAGCAATCATGCAGCACGCTGACGAGCAGGCCAAACTGCAGCGCGAAGCCATGCGTGAGGACACTTCCAAGAACAGACAGATACTCCTGAGCCTTTTTCATTACCTGGAGGAGGACACGAGAGCATCCCAAGAGAGGTTCAATGCTATCGAGACAATGATACGTGATGTTTTGGACCAGTCACGAGTGGAGAAGCAGTGTTGCACACATTGTGCAAATTGCTGTAACAGAAGTGGCCCACCACCCAAAAGACCGTTCCATGGAGGAATACCCCCACCCAGCCAGACTGACCTTGACATGGCCAGTACTAGTGCTGTTTGCCATGAGCATCCACTCCCTGAGCATTTCAGAGGAGTGAGCCAAGGAGAAATTTCCCTGAGCAACAACCCTGTCACGGCAGATATTACGGAACCAGCATCTGCATCTCTTCAGATGGCTGAGGCACAGAAAATGATGGACACAGAGGGGccaaggaagggtgaaagggaaaggaagacgaTGACACCGTACTCCCCATAA